From Acinetobacter suaedae, one genomic window encodes:
- the accC gene encoding acetyl-CoA carboxylase biotin carboxylase subunit — MLQKVLIANRGEIALRITRACKTLGIKTVGIYSDADKDLMHLRFVDEAVCIGPGTTSESYLNIPAIITAAEITGADAIHPGYGFLSENAEFAEIVESSGFIFIGPRPEHIRLMGNKVSAIIAMKKAGVPTVPGCDHAVTIHNALAEAKEIGFPLIVKAAAGGGGRGMRIVERVDTLLESVQAAQRDAEMWFGDDTVYMERFLQKPRHVEVQVLGDGNGHAIHLYDRDCSLQRRHQKVLEEAPAPNLPEQARADILEACVNACKLMQYRGAGTFEFLFEDGEFFFIEMNTRVQVEHPVTEMVTGVDIIEQQLRIAGGLGLNLEQHEIEVKGHAIECRINAEDPTTFLPSPGKINSFYAPGGAGIRLDSHIYQGYSIPPYYDSMIAKLIAHGKDRETSLARMRQALDEMILTGIKTNIPLHKDLILKDKNFCEQAMDIHYLEKHLLKQLEPKAETA, encoded by the coding sequence ATGTTGCAAAAAGTATTAATTGCAAACCGTGGTGAAATCGCTTTACGAATTACTCGGGCTTGCAAAACTCTCGGCATTAAAACTGTTGGTATATATTCTGATGCAGACAAGGATTTAATGCACTTACGCTTCGTAGACGAAGCTGTTTGCATTGGACCGGGTACAACGAGTGAAAGCTATTTAAATATTCCTGCAATTATTACTGCCGCAGAAATCACAGGTGCTGATGCAATTCACCCTGGCTATGGTTTTCTCTCAGAAAATGCTGAGTTTGCTGAAATTGTAGAAAGTTCTGGCTTCATTTTTATTGGTCCTCGTCCTGAGCATATTCGTCTCATGGGGAACAAAGTGTCCGCGATTATTGCGATGAAGAAAGCTGGTGTGCCTACCGTTCCTGGTTGTGACCACGCAGTAACTATTCACAATGCACTTGCTGAAGCCAAAGAAATTGGTTTTCCTCTGATCGTTAAGGCTGCTGCTGGTGGTGGTGGTCGTGGTATGCGTATCGTTGAACGTGTTGACACTTTACTCGAGTCTGTTCAAGCTGCTCAACGTGATGCTGAAATGTGGTTCGGTGATGACACTGTTTACATGGAACGCTTTTTACAAAAACCTCGCCATGTAGAAGTTCAAGTACTTGGTGATGGAAATGGTCATGCAATTCATTTATATGATCGTGATTGTTCGCTCCAACGTCGTCATCAAAAAGTATTAGAAGAAGCACCTGCGCCAAATCTTCCAGAACAAGCACGTGCTGATATTCTCGAAGCTTGCGTAAATGCATGTAAGCTCATGCAATATCGTGGCGCAGGTACATTCGAGTTCTTATTTGAAGATGGTGAGTTCTTCTTTATCGAGATGAACACACGTGTTCAAGTTGAACATCCTGTTACCGAGATGGTGACTGGGGTCGATATCATTGAACAACAGCTTCGCATTGCTGGTGGTTTAGGTTTAAACCTTGAACAACATGAGATCGAAGTAAAAGGTCATGCGATCGAATGCCGTATCAATGCAGAAGATCCAACTACCTTCCTCCCTTCACCTGGTAAAATCAACAGTTTTTACGCGCCAGGTGGTGCAGGTATTCGCTTAGATTCTCATATTTATCAAGGCTACAGCATTCCTCCATACTATGATTCAATGATTGCAAAATTAATTGCTCATGGTAAAGACCGCGAAACATCTCTTGCACGTATGCGCCAAGCACTTGATGAAATGATTTTGACAGGTATTAAAACCAATATTCCACTGCATAAAGATCTAATATTGAAGGATAAAAACTTCTGTGAACAGGCAATGGATATTCATTATTTGGAAAAGCATTTGTTAAAACAGCTCGAACCTAAAGCTGAAACTGCTTAA
- a CDS encoding amidase, which yields MKFSEYVQYDGLGLAQLVKNKEIQTIELLELALARSTQVNPKLNAIIIPMYEQAKQRASQNLSGPFAGVPFLVKDLFQEYQGVPTSYGSHSLKRINYTPDFNAEIVNRWEKAGIITFGRTNTPEFGIKGITEPDAWGACHNPWNLKHNSGGSSGGSASAVAGGIVPIAGAGDGGGSIRIPASYCGLFGLKPSRGRTPWGPQYSEAMHGAAMQHVLCKTVRDSAAMLDAVQGPEQSSLFTIQAPNQKYLDIIQQSPKKLKIAFNTQSPIGTKVSKDAIQAIQQTAKLLESLGHVVVEDRPKIDGLALAKDFITTWFSQFSYMQAQIKQMTGSTDQDFELDSIALAAFGTKTTATEYIHNLNNWGLYSTQMNIFFEQYDLYLTPTTASVAPKNGEIATPAWQKPILKGLLKLGKAHYLAQGKLVEKMVQDNLSWVPFTQLANVTGLPAMSVPLYWNKHDLPLGSQFIAPFGREDRLLQLAAQLEQAQPWMPQYKKISL from the coding sequence ATGAAATTTTCTGAATACGTCCAATATGATGGTCTTGGTTTAGCTCAACTTGTAAAAAATAAAGAAATTCAAACGATAGAATTATTGGAGCTTGCTCTAGCACGAAGCACCCAGGTCAACCCCAAGCTCAATGCAATTATCATCCCGATGTATGAACAAGCCAAACAACGTGCTTCACAGAATCTATCGGGGCCATTTGCAGGCGTTCCCTTTCTAGTAAAAGATTTATTTCAAGAGTATCAAGGTGTACCCACTTCTTATGGCAGCCATTCATTAAAAAGAATAAATTACACCCCTGATTTTAATGCAGAAATTGTAAACCGTTGGGAAAAAGCAGGAATCATTACTTTTGGTCGAACCAATACACCAGAATTTGGAATCAAAGGAATTACTGAACCCGATGCCTGGGGGGCATGCCATAATCCATGGAATTTAAAACATAATAGCGGTGGTTCATCGGGTGGATCTGCTTCAGCAGTAGCAGGCGGTATTGTACCCATTGCTGGTGCTGGAGATGGTGGAGGCTCAATCCGTATTCCTGCATCTTATTGTGGCTTGTTTGGGCTTAAACCAAGTCGAGGTCGTACACCATGGGGACCACAATATAGTGAGGCTATGCATGGCGCAGCGATGCAACATGTTTTATGCAAAACGGTTCGTGACAGTGCTGCTATGCTTGATGCAGTGCAAGGTCCTGAACAAAGTTCACTTTTTACAATTCAGGCACCCAATCAAAAATATCTGGATATCATCCAGCAATCACCTAAAAAACTTAAAATCGCATTTAACACCCAATCACCTATTGGTACTAAAGTTTCTAAAGATGCTATTCAAGCCATTCAACAGACTGCCAAACTTTTAGAGTCACTTGGACATGTGGTGGTGGAAGATCGTCCCAAAATCGATGGATTGGCTTTAGCAAAAGACTTTATTACGACATGGTTTAGCCAATTCTCATATATGCAAGCACAAATCAAACAAATGACAGGTTCTACAGATCAAGATTTTGAACTTGATTCGATTGCTTTGGCTGCATTTGGTACTAAAACAACAGCAACTGAATACATTCACAACCTCAATAACTGGGGACTTTATAGCACTCAAATGAACATTTTCTTTGAGCAATATGATCTTTATTTGACCCCAACTACGGCTTCAGTTGCACCAAAAAATGGTGAGATTGCTACTCCTGCGTGGCAGAAACCCATTCTAAAAGGTTTACTAAAACTCGGAAAAGCACATTATCTTGCTCAAGGGAAACTGGTTGAAAAAATGGTACAAGACAATTTAAGCTGGGTACCATTCACACAATTGGCAAATGTTACTGGCTTACCAGCCATGTCAGTGCCCTTATATTGGAATAAGCATGATTTACCACTTGGCAGTCAGTTTATTGCTCCATTTGGGCGGGAAGATCGTTTGTTACAACTCGCAGCTCAGTTAGAACAAGCTCAACCATGGATGCCTCAATACAAGAAAATATCGCTTTAA
- a CDS encoding MFS transporter: MSQLLTIQTRLGGFYLFYYAIVGTFMPYWNLYLQDQGFDYQEIGILSSIAIITRFFAPLIWGWIADKSGRRMLLVRIATWMEACIWFLIFIIPNNFQSVALLMLIFSFFQNAILAQFEGVTLFWLGEKRAELYGRVRKWGSVGFIVGVFAIGALLEVIPISMLPILLLAISFLAFLWSFTIQEPKHAPSSQEKLEPLWPVLKRPMIAAFFTIEFILLFSQAPFYSFYSNYLHEVGYSTTQIGSLWATGVIAEIIMFAVAHKLFFRRFSWRILVAVCLIMTSVRWLLVGIFETNYMGQLLAQCLHAFSFGLFHLIAMKVIFQNFSAGQQGRGQALYSTMWGLGVASGSLLAGHYWTLLSGATIFLCAGLIVLFGLILIYWLPNQLETATQK, encoded by the coding sequence TTGTCCCAACTTCTTACAATCCAAACACGATTAGGCGGTTTTTATCTATTTTACTACGCGATCGTGGGGACGTTTATGCCTTATTGGAATTTATATCTTCAAGATCAGGGCTTTGATTACCAAGAAATAGGAATTTTGTCTTCTATTGCGATTATCACTCGATTTTTTGCACCATTGATTTGGGGTTGGATTGCGGATAAATCGGGTAGACGTATGCTTCTCGTTCGAATTGCAACGTGGATGGAGGCGTGTATTTGGTTTTTAATTTTTATTATTCCAAATAATTTTCAGTCTGTTGCGTTGTTGATGCTGATTTTTAGTTTTTTTCAGAATGCAATTTTAGCCCAATTTGAAGGGGTAACATTATTTTGGTTGGGAGAGAAGCGAGCAGAGCTTTATGGGCGAGTGAGAAAATGGGGTTCTGTAGGCTTTATTGTTGGTGTATTTGCCATCGGGGCATTACTTGAAGTTATTCCAATATCAATGTTGCCGATCTTACTTCTAGCAATTTCATTTCTTGCTTTCTTATGGTCATTTACGATCCAAGAGCCTAAGCATGCACCGAGTTCACAGGAAAAATTAGAACCATTGTGGCCAGTATTAAAGCGACCAATGATTGCAGCATTTTTTACCATTGAATTTATTTTGTTATTTTCTCAGGCACCATTTTATAGCTTTTATAGTAATTACTTACATGAGGTGGGTTACAGTACGACACAAATTGGAAGCTTATGGGCGACCGGTGTTATTGCTGAAATCATCATGTTTGCTGTAGCCCATAAGCTTTTCTTTCGTCGTTTTTCATGGCGAATATTGGTTGCTGTTTGTTTAATTATGACAAGTGTACGTTGGTTATTGGTTGGAATCTTTGAAACGAACTATATGGGGCAATTATTGGCGCAATGTTTACATGCATTTAGCTTTGGTTTGTTTCATTTAATTGCGATGAAAGTAATTTTCCAAAATTTTTCAGCGGGCCAACAGGGGCGCGGGCAAGCTTTGTATAGCACAATGTGGGGCTTGGGAGTAGCATCTGGAAGTTTGTTGGCTGGACATTACTGGACGCTTTTATCGGGTGCAACCATTTTCTTGTGTGCAGGCCTTATTGTGCTGTTCGGTTTGATCTTGATTTATTGGTTGCCGAATCAGCTTGAGACGGCAACCCAAAAATAA
- a CDS encoding SgcJ/EcaC family oxidoreductase: protein MKLVYVSVLFGGVLSGCVSMGKFDDHSAHQIKACKSTNDQEISALFEKWNQDLQSGEPESIVKLYAEDSVLLPTLSNKLRFTPAEKEDYFKHFMENAPSGKIETRFIDIGCNTALDTGVYTFSFAKTGESVKARYSYTYQWNGKQWLITSHHSSLMPEA, encoded by the coding sequence TTGAAACTGGTTTACGTTTCTGTGTTATTTGGCGGTGTTTTATCAGGTTGTGTGAGTATGGGTAAGTTTGATGATCATTCTGCACACCAAATAAAAGCATGTAAAAGCACAAATGATCAAGAAATTAGCGCATTATTTGAAAAATGGAATCAAGATTTACAAAGTGGAGAACCTGAAAGCATTGTAAAGCTTTACGCTGAGGACTCAGTTTTACTTCCAACTTTATCTAATAAATTGAGATTTACCCCTGCTGAAAAGGAAGATTATTTTAAGCATTTCATGGAAAATGCACCTTCTGGAAAGATTGAAACGCGATTTATTGATATTGGTTGTAATACTGCATTGGATACAGGGGTCTATACTTTTTCTTTTGCAAAAACTGGAGAGTCTGTAAAAGCTCGCTATAGTTATACTTACCAATGGAATGGTAAACAGTGGCTAATTACGAGTCATCATTCTTCGTTAATGCCTGAGGCTTAA
- a CDS encoding FMN-binding glutamate synthase family protein yields the protein MASPAQAIRHKLLNTFFSRHSIWFLCIFTALTITWFKITHTPHTIYYFISDTLLNGLWLVTGILTLVGLYDLLQKKHAILRNYPILGHFRFIFEDVRPEIRQYFIEADQDALPFSRMQRSLVYQRSKNENADKPFGSIIDVYEPNYRFIVHSITPCPPADPKTFRVDIGNAQCSQPYSASIMNISAMSFGSLSANAIRALNQGARLGNFYHDTGEGSLSPYHLENGGDIVWQIASGYFGCRTAEGLFDPEKFAQQAKKPQIKMIEVKLSQGAKPGHGGILPKHKITEEIARIRGISREHDCVSPSKHPSFNTPIEMMHFIQQLRELSGGKPVGFKLCIGQPWQFMSIVKAMLETKIVPDFVVIDGSEGGTGAAPIEFSDHIGTPLREGLRFVHNTLVGAGLRNQVKIGASGKIISAFDIASTFALGADWVNSARGFMFAVGCIQAQSCHTNQCPVGVATQDPDRQKAIHVPSKAERVFNFHKNTLHALSEMIAAAGLQHPSDIKAHHLAQRMNDREIKNYAQTHFFLKENELLQDDLHDDENFYYRMWKMADAKSF from the coding sequence ATGGCGAGTCCAGCACAAGCTATACGACACAAACTACTTAATACTTTCTTTTCAAGACATTCGATTTGGTTCTTATGTATTTTTACCGCTTTAACGATTACATGGTTCAAGATCACCCACACCCCGCATACCATTTATTATTTTATATCTGATACTTTGCTTAACGGCTTATGGTTAGTGACAGGGATCCTCACCCTTGTTGGTTTATATGATTTACTACAAAAGAAGCATGCCATTTTAAGAAACTATCCAATCCTCGGACACTTTCGTTTTATTTTTGAAGATGTTCGTCCTGAAATTCGACAATACTTTATTGAAGCCGATCAGGATGCGCTGCCTTTTTCACGAATGCAACGAAGCCTCGTCTATCAACGCTCTAAAAATGAAAATGCAGATAAACCCTTTGGTTCTATTATTGATGTTTATGAACCTAATTATCGCTTTATCGTTCACTCAATTACGCCTTGTCCACCAGCTGATCCCAAAACCTTTCGTGTAGATATCGGGAATGCACAATGTAGCCAGCCTTATAGTGCTTCTATCATGAACATCTCCGCAATGAGTTTTGGTAGTTTGAGTGCAAATGCAATTCGTGCTCTAAATCAAGGTGCTCGATTAGGTAATTTTTATCACGATACAGGCGAAGGAAGCTTGAGTCCGTATCATCTAGAAAATGGTGGTGATATTGTTTGGCAAATCGCCAGTGGTTATTTCGGTTGTCGTACAGCCGAAGGTTTATTCGATCCTGAGAAATTTGCTCAGCAAGCTAAAAAACCACAAATCAAAATGATTGAGGTTAAACTTTCTCAAGGTGCTAAACCTGGTCACGGTGGCATCCTACCAAAACATAAAATCACTGAAGAAATTGCACGTATTCGTGGTATTTCTAGGGAACATGATTGCGTTTCTCCTTCGAAACATCCAAGTTTCAACACCCCAATTGAAATGATGCATTTCATTCAGCAACTTCGAGAACTTTCAGGCGGAAAACCAGTTGGATTTAAGTTGTGTATTGGTCAGCCATGGCAATTTATGAGTATCGTAAAAGCAATGCTAGAAACTAAGATTGTTCCTGATTTTGTCGTTATCGATGGCTCTGAAGGTGGAACAGGCGCAGCACCAATTGAATTTAGTGATCACATAGGAACACCTTTACGTGAAGGCTTGCGTTTCGTGCACAACACACTTGTTGGCGCAGGTTTACGTAATCAGGTTAAAATTGGGGCGAGTGGAAAGATCATCAGTGCTTTTGATATTGCCAGCACTTTTGCCCTCGGAGCGGATTGGGTGAATTCAGCGCGGGGCTTCATGTTTGCCGTAGGTTGTATCCAAGCTCAAAGCTGTCACACAAATCAATGCCCAGTAGGAGTCGCCACGCAAGATCCTGACCGCCAAAAAGCCATTCATGTACCAAGCAAAGCAGAACGCGTATTTAATTTCCATAAAAATACACTGCATGCCCTTTCTGAAATGATTGCCGCAGCAGGCTTACAACACCCTTCAGACATTAAGGCTCATCATTTGGCACAACGCATGAATGATCGTGAAATCAAAAACTATGCACAAACCCATTTCTTCTTAAAAGAAAATGAGTTACTGCAAGATGATTTACATGATGATGAGAACTTTTATTATCGCATGTGGAAAATGGCAGATGCTAAAAGCTTTTAA
- a CDS encoding alpha/beta hydrolase — MSNIPFLNPTILKQLDLPVPNRETTPQLLEVLDLNKTIEPPKALLAYRKLYGLDSLECKHWQGYVEMPLFRLHVQVFQPLQDNVQGTVCLLHGYLEHSGIYQPIIKEILDQGFSVLTYDLPGHGLSDGSAASIQNFDHYQQVLHAVYDAVRDVQQLPKPWLGIGQSTGGAIWMHHLLEFAERREDPIVDRVLLLSPLIRPAKTAWWHNSVGLGIIRRIKSQVPRHFRRNNHNPEFLRFIRLKDPLQPRMMGMDWILAMSKWMLEMEQRPACRIPVWLAQGALDQTVDWRYNIEYIRRKFRLQTLLMLEEGSHQLINERADIRAALTGLIPAFLHAKPNHHYY, encoded by the coding sequence ATGTCAAATATTCCTTTCCTAAATCCGACAATTTTAAAGCAACTTGATTTACCTGTTCCTAATCGCGAGACAACACCTCAGCTACTAGAGGTGTTAGATTTGAATAAAACGATTGAACCGCCAAAAGCACTTTTAGCTTATCGTAAATTGTATGGGTTGGATTCACTTGAATGTAAGCATTGGCAAGGTTATGTGGAAATGCCTCTATTTCGTTTACATGTACAAGTTTTTCAACCTTTACAAGACAATGTGCAGGGTACCGTGTGTTTATTACATGGTTATTTGGAGCATAGTGGTATCTATCAACCCATTATTAAAGAGATTCTTGATCAGGGTTTTAGTGTACTGACTTATGATTTGCCTGGACATGGTTTAAGTGATGGTTCTGCTGCCAGCATCCAAAATTTTGATCACTACCAACAAGTACTTCATGCTGTCTATGATGCCGTGCGTGATGTACAACAATTACCTAAACCTTGGTTGGGTATTGGTCAAAGTACGGGTGGGGCAATTTGGATGCATCACTTATTAGAATTTGCGGAACGCCGAGAAGATCCAATCGTAGACCGAGTATTGTTGTTATCGCCATTAATTCGACCTGCAAAAACAGCTTGGTGGCACAATTCTGTGGGCTTAGGCATCATTCGTCGTATTAAAAGCCAAGTACCACGTCATTTTCGTCGTAATAATCATAATCCAGAGTTTTTGCGTTTTATCCGGCTCAAAGATCCGTTACAACCTCGTATGATGGGGATGGATTGGATACTTGCGATGTCAAAATGGATGCTAGAAATGGAGCAGCGACCAGCTTGTCGTATTCCTGTGTGGTTAGCACAAGGTGCACTGGATCAGACTGTAGATTGGCGATACAACATTGAGTATATTCGCCGTAAATTTAGGTTACAGACTTTATTAATGCTAGAGGAAGGCTCACATCAATTGATCAATGAGCGTGCTGATATTCGTGCGGCATTAACAGGATTAATTCCAGCATTTCTGCATGCAAAACCAAATCACCACTATTATTAG
- a CDS encoding YdcF family protein, with amino-acid sequence MKKVHWMVSLVRVITILFVLLGCFVLFLYSPFYSQVMVKGLNHFVSFNVNETAAESQKSAALSEHESLEPGSNLWIARQAYLQLLEEGEKEPDSEELRILQVRYQLLQKLIVEEQDKEPEQVNQKPIIAAEALEHVQEDESAASSPLSFLEHRISDNRALIDAYVDFLNTYPVPLPVNKEQESSLSKDLHESKKNKQEMIDSKDTNQPYAIVVLGGGLTLGENGKDIVVNNYTRLRLERTLEVEKQYDLPIVLSGVEAPYMQAWLEERGIKAKLLENRSMNTCENSRFSSLLLQKKGGAPKVILITDEYHMPRTRRLFALNGIETVPVVAPMPTKLTSWRPSEKNYDHSRRANYELLATIRDVLFGSSDCREIP; translated from the coding sequence ATGAAAAAAGTGCATTGGATGGTCAGTTTAGTGCGAGTAATTACTATACTTTTCGTGCTATTGGGCTGTTTTGTGCTTTTTTTATATTCACCTTTTTATTCGCAAGTAATGGTTAAGGGCTTAAACCACTTTGTTTCATTTAATGTTAATGAGACTGCTGCTGAAAGTCAGAAATCAGCAGCTTTGAGTGAGCATGAGAGTCTAGAGCCTGGTTCAAATTTATGGATTGCCAGACAAGCTTACCTACAATTGCTGGAGGAAGGTGAAAAAGAACCTGACTCGGAAGAGCTTAGAATTCTGCAAGTTCGCTATCAATTGTTGCAAAAACTCATTGTTGAAGAGCAAGACAAAGAACCTGAACAAGTAAATCAAAAGCCAATTATTGCAGCAGAGGCATTGGAGCATGTACAAGAGGATGAGTCAGCTGCAAGCAGTCCATTGAGTTTTTTAGAGCATCGTATTTCTGATAATCGAGCCTTAATTGATGCATATGTAGATTTTCTTAATACTTATCCAGTGCCTCTACCCGTAAATAAGGAACAAGAATCATCGCTGAGTAAGGATTTGCATGAATCGAAAAAGAATAAACAAGAAATGATTGATTCTAAAGATACAAATCAGCCTTATGCGATTGTTGTTTTAGGTGGTGGTTTAACACTTGGTGAAAATGGTAAAGATATTGTTGTAAATAATTATACGAGGCTGCGTTTAGAGCGTACGTTGGAAGTTGAAAAACAATATGATTTGCCTATTGTACTGAGTGGTGTGGAAGCGCCTTATATGCAAGCTTGGTTAGAAGAGCGTGGCATTAAAGCAAAATTATTAGAAAATAGAAGTATGAACACTTGTGAAAACTCGCGTTTTAGCTCTTTACTTCTTCAGAAGAAAGGTGGTGCTCCTAAAGTCATTCTTATTACGGATGAATATCACATGCCAAGAACGCGGCGTTTATTTGCATTGAATGGGATCGAAACGGTTCCTGTCGTTGCGCCGATGCCAACGAAATTAACAAGCTGGCGTCCAAGTGAAAAGAATTATGATCATAGTCGACGTGCAAATTATGAGTTGCTTGCCACGATTCGTGATGTTCTGTTTGGTTCAAGTGATTGTCGGGAGATACCATAA
- the murB gene encoding UDP-N-acetylmuramate dehydrogenase, translating to MQVKQQVQLQHLNTLNLDVIASHYVQINQSSEIVEALAFAEQEHLNVLILSGGSNLLLPQHIRALVIHLNIQGITVLGEDDQTVTVKVGAGQVWHDFVLYSTKQNWFGLQNLALIPGLVGASPVQNIGAYGVEVGEFIESVQVYDRELKQFDTIAACDCHFSYRHSIFKDYPQRYIIVSVIFRLLKHAELKLSYGDLKQAVGDELTAENLQNQVIHIRQSKLPDPKEFPNVGSFFKNPILTQVEFDKITQQFPNIPHYPQSNSSVKVAAGWLIDQAGWKGKRLGPVGMFHKQALVLVNYSDATLVDVQHTYQAVQNEVKHKFGIQLEPEPVLYSEHGLIQSHQS from the coding sequence ATGCAAGTAAAACAACAGGTTCAACTCCAACATTTAAACACCTTAAATCTTGATGTAATTGCTTCTCATTATGTTCAAATTAATCAGTCGAGTGAGATTGTTGAGGCTTTGGCATTTGCGGAACAAGAACATTTAAATGTTCTTATTTTGTCTGGGGGGAGTAATTTACTACTTCCACAACATATTCGCGCTTTGGTAATTCACCTGAATATTCAAGGTATAACGGTGCTGGGCGAAGATGATCAAACCGTCACAGTGAAAGTTGGTGCAGGTCAAGTTTGGCACGATTTTGTATTATATAGCACCAAGCAAAATTGGTTTGGCCTACAGAATCTTGCTTTAATTCCAGGTTTGGTGGGTGCTTCGCCAGTGCAGAATATTGGTGCTTATGGTGTGGAGGTGGGTGAGTTTATTGAATCTGTTCAAGTCTATGATCGTGAACTTAAGCAATTTGACACGATTGCTGCTTGTGACTGCCACTTTTCTTATCGCCATAGTATTTTTAAAGATTATCCTCAGCGTTATATTATCGTGAGTGTTATTTTTAGATTATTAAAGCATGCGGAGCTCAAGCTAAGCTACGGTGATCTCAAACAGGCTGTAGGAGATGAACTGACGGCTGAGAACTTGCAGAATCAAGTCATTCATATACGTCAAAGTAAGCTACCAGATCCTAAAGAATTCCCAAACGTTGGTAGTTTTTTCAAAAACCCGATTTTAACACAAGTTGAATTTGACAAAATTACTCAACAATTCCCAAACATTCCACATTATCCTCAAAGCAATAGCAGTGTTAAAGTTGCAGCAGGCTGGTTAATCGATCAGGCAGGTTGGAAGGGAAAACGACTTGGTCCTGTGGGAATGTTCCATAAGCAAGCATTGGTATTGGTAAATTACTCTGATGCTACATTGGTTGATGTTCAACATACTTACCAAGCGGTACAGAATGAAGTTAAACATAAATTTGGCATTCAGTTAGAACCTGAACCTGTGCTGTACAGTGAACATGGTTTAATTCAATCACATCAGAGTTGA
- a CDS encoding low molecular weight protein-tyrosine-phosphatase, producing the protein MPSKTPYKVLCVCLGNICRSPTAEVVFRHYCDAHGLNVIVDSAGTSNYHPNKAPDRRSQQHAMQRGYDLSALRARQMCLNDFLEFDLILAMDYENFENIQSFMVKAVSQFGEHNIRAKIALMSEHDPQYNQQAVPDPYYGGADGFERVLDQCESSSQAWVHFLKEQMSVV; encoded by the coding sequence ATGCCATCTAAAACGCCCTATAAGGTGTTGTGTGTCTGTTTAGGAAATATTTGCCGTTCCCCAACAGCAGAAGTTGTTTTCAGACATTATTGTGATGCGCATGGCTTAAATGTAATTGTCGATTCTGCTGGTACAAGCAACTATCATCCGAATAAAGCACCAGATCGTCGAAGTCAACAACATGCAATGCAGCGAGGCTATGATCTTTCAGCATTGAGAGCGCGGCAAATGTGCCTAAATGATTTTCTTGAGTTTGATTTGATTTTAGCAATGGATTATGAGAATTTTGAGAATATTCAGTCGTTTATGGTCAAGGCTGTCAGCCAGTTCGGTGAACATAATATTCGAGCAAAAATTGCTTTAATGAGTGAACATGATCCTCAATATAACCAACAGGCAGTTCCAGACCCGTACTATGGTGGAGCTGATGGTTTTGAGCGTGTGCTTGATCAATGTGAGTCTAGCAGCCAAGCATGGGTACACTTTTTAAAAGAACAAATGAGCGTTGTGTAA